One part of the Segnochrobactrum spirostomi genome encodes these proteins:
- the betC gene encoding choline-sulfatase, with translation MPAAKPNILVIMADQMAPAFLPAYGHPVVKAPNIAALARDGVVFDAAYCNSPLCSPSRAVFMSGRLPSKTAAYDNAAEFRSDIPTFAHYLRKAGYRTVLSGKMHFCGPDQLHGFEERLTTDIYPADFGWTPDWSAPEARPSWYHNMSSVTDAGLCVRTNQLDFDDEVVFAATRSLYDHVRSPDRRPFAMVVSLTHPHDPFAIPEDWWNLYREDEIDLPVVGAGDVAMTPHEARLHRVCDMANAEVTEAHVRNARRAYYGAISYVDDNVGKLMRVLRETGLADDTVVMITSDHGEMLGERGFWYKMSFFEGASRVPLIVHAPGRYTPKRVAAAVSLVDLAPTFLDIATDGAPPPLATPIEGRSLRPHLLGSGGHDEAIGEYLAEGAIAPILMIRRGALKFVHSPADPDQLYDLSADPHERTNLASDPAYAPIVAAYRAEIAERWDLEAIDRAVRESQQRRHLVAGSLSIGTPAPWDYQPPRDASREYIRNHMDLDDLEARARFPRVRP, from the coding sequence GTGCCGGCGGCAAAGCCCAACATCCTCGTCATCATGGCCGATCAGATGGCCCCGGCCTTCCTGCCGGCTTATGGCCATCCGGTGGTGAAGGCCCCGAACATCGCCGCGCTCGCCCGCGACGGCGTCGTGTTCGACGCGGCCTATTGCAACAGCCCGCTCTGCTCGCCGTCGCGCGCCGTGTTCATGTCCGGGCGTCTGCCGTCGAAGACCGCGGCCTACGACAACGCCGCCGAGTTCCGCTCCGACATCCCGACCTTCGCGCATTATCTCCGCAAGGCCGGCTACCGCACGGTTCTGTCGGGCAAAATGCATTTCTGCGGCCCGGACCAACTGCACGGCTTCGAGGAGCGGCTGACGACCGACATCTACCCGGCCGATTTCGGCTGGACGCCGGATTGGAGCGCTCCCGAGGCGCGGCCGAGCTGGTATCACAACATGAGCTCGGTGACCGACGCCGGGCTCTGCGTGCGCACCAACCAGCTCGATTTCGACGACGAGGTGGTCTTCGCCGCGACCCGCTCGCTCTACGACCATGTGCGCAGCCCCGACCGCCGGCCGTTCGCGATGGTGGTGTCGCTGACCCATCCGCACGACCCCTTCGCCATCCCCGAAGACTGGTGGAACCTCTACCGGGAAGACGAGATCGACCTACCCGTCGTCGGCGCCGGCGATGTCGCGATGACGCCTCACGAGGCGCGGCTGCACCGCGTCTGCGACATGGCGAACGCCGAGGTCACCGAGGCCCACGTCCGCAATGCCCGGCGCGCCTATTACGGGGCGATCTCCTATGTCGACGACAATGTCGGCAAGCTGATGCGCGTGCTGCGCGAGACCGGGCTCGCCGACGACACCGTGGTGATGATCACCAGCGACCACGGCGAAATGCTGGGCGAGCGCGGCTTCTGGTACAAGATGAGCTTCTTCGAGGGCGCGTCCCGCGTGCCCCTCATCGTCCACGCCCCCGGCCGCTATACGCCGAAGCGCGTCGCCGCCGCGGTCTCCCTCGTCGATCTCGCCCCGACCTTTCTCGACATCGCGACCGACGGCGCGCCCCCGCCCCTCGCGACCCCGATCGAAGGGCGCAGTCTCCGGCCACATCTCCTCGGCAGCGGCGGCCACGACGAGGCGATCGGCGAATATCTCGCCGAAGGGGCGATCGCACCGATCCTGATGATCCGTCGCGGCGCCCTCAAGTTCGTCCACTCGCCCGCCGACCCGGACCAGCTCTACGACCTCTCGGCCGATCCGCACGAGCGGACGAACCTCGCGAGCGATCCGGCCTATGCGCCAATCGTCGCGGCCTACCGGGCGGAGATCGCCGAGCGCTGGGATTTGGAGGCCATCGACCGGGCCGTGCGCGAGAGCCAGCAGCGCCGCCATCTCGTCGCCGGCTCGCTGTCGATCGGCACGCCGGCACCCTGGGATTACCAGCCGCCGCGCGATGCGAGCCGCGAGTACATCCGCAACCACATGGACCTCGACGATCTCGAGGCGCGCGCCCGGTTTCCGCGCGTGCGCCCCTGA
- a CDS encoding LysR substrate-binding domain-containing protein, with translation MERRRRRLPLNELAAFEAAAETGSFSAAARQLGMTQSAISHHVANLEADLGVRLFERVWRGVRTTEAGAALHEALSRGLDLVDAGLTAARSIGARRQLTVHTDFAFASFWLVPRLGELQAAVPDIDVRIVTSQTSGFDLDFSAGDVAIHFGMPPRGLRRVVRLVGEEVVPVASPALAATLAETLARAEALAASPLLHLEGGGDRWLTWTDYLAQFGAVRRRGARDLAFTNYPLLLDAAIAGQGFALGWRPLIEGPLARGLLAEIDLPPLATQRGYHLVVPQGRTETAVLRDFCRWITAAFAAPDGG, from the coding sequence ATGGAACGCCGCCGCCGCCGTCTTCCGCTCAACGAGCTCGCCGCCTTCGAGGCGGCGGCCGAGACGGGCAGCTTTTCCGCCGCCGCCCGCCAGCTCGGGATGACGCAATCGGCGATCAGCCATCACGTGGCGAACCTCGAGGCCGATCTCGGCGTGCGGCTGTTCGAGCGGGTCTGGCGCGGGGTGAGAACGACCGAGGCGGGCGCCGCTCTGCACGAGGCCCTGAGCCGCGGGCTCGACCTCGTCGATGCGGGGCTCACGGCCGCGCGGTCGATCGGGGCGCGGCGCCAGCTCACGGTGCACACCGACTTCGCGTTCGCCTCGTTCTGGCTGGTGCCGCGGCTCGGCGAACTTCAGGCTGCGGTGCCGGACATCGATGTTCGTATCGTCACCAGCCAGACGAGCGGCTTCGATCTCGATTTCAGCGCCGGCGACGTCGCCATTCATTTCGGCATGCCGCCGCGGGGCCTGCGCAGGGTCGTGCGCCTCGTCGGCGAGGAGGTGGTGCCCGTCGCGAGCCCGGCGCTCGCCGCCACGCTTGCGGAGACGCTCGCCCGCGCCGAAGCGCTCGCCGCGAGCCCGCTCCTCCACCTCGAAGGCGGCGGCGACCGCTGGCTCACCTGGACCGATTATCTCGCTCAGTTCGGGGCCGTGCGCCGCCGTGGCGCGCGCGATCTCGCCTTCACGAACTATCCGCTGCTGCTCGATGCGGCGATCGCCGGCCAGGGCTTCGCCCTCGGCTGGCGTCCGCTCATCGAGGGGCCGCTGGCGCGGGGCCTCCTCGCGGAGATCGACCTGCCGCCGCTCGCAACCCAGCGCGGCTATCATCTGGTGGTGCCGCAGGGAAGGACGGAGACCGCCGTCCTGCGCGATTTCTGCCGCTGGATCACCGCCGCCTTCGCCGCGCCGGACGGCGGGTGA
- a CDS encoding type II toxin-antitoxin system RelE/ParE family toxin has protein sequence MIALFKSTTFDAWMRGLRDRRAAARIQARIDRLASGNPGDVKPMGSGISEMGVDHGPGYRVYFMQRGDILIVSLCGGDKSSQSRDIVKAKAIAAEWKE, from the coding sequence GTGATCGCACTTTTCAAGTCCACGACCTTTGATGCGTGGATGAGAGGCCTGCGGGACCGAAGGGCGGCAGCTCGCATCCAGGCGCGTATCGATCGGCTGGCATCGGGCAATCCCGGTGACGTGAAACCTATGGGTTCCGGCATCTCAGAAATGGGAGTGGATCACGGCCCAGGCTACAGGGTCTATTTCATGCAGCGTGGGGATATCCTGATCGTCTCGCTATGCGGCGGCGATAAGTCGTCGCAATCCCGGGATATCGTGAAGGCGAAGGCAATCGCCGCCGAGTGGAAGGAATGA
- a CDS encoding addiction module antidote protein, translating into MEKETFSPYDTADYLQSEEDIVTYIEAVMEEGGDDPAFVTRALGVVARARNFSQLARDVGMTRQGLDKALSGDGNPSFATVVKVAQALGLRVTFRPAA; encoded by the coding sequence TTGGAGAAAGAGACATTCAGTCCTTACGATACGGCTGATTATCTTCAGAGCGAAGAAGATATCGTCACCTATATCGAGGCTGTCATGGAGGAGGGCGGAGACGATCCCGCCTTCGTTACCCGCGCTCTCGGCGTCGTCGCGCGGGCGCGGAATTTCAGCCAGCTCGCGCGTGACGTCGGGATGACCCGTCAAGGGCTCGACAAGGCGCTGTCGGGCGACGGCAATCCGAGCTTCGCGACCGTCGTCAAGGTCGCGCAGGCACTCGGCCTGCGCGTCACGTTCCGGCCCGCGGCTTAG
- a CDS encoding ABC transporter ATP-binding protein, which translates to MNSGLSLTNLTCRYRLAGREVMALDGVSLSVAPGEIVGLVGESGSGKTTLARLAARLAAPTAGTVALDGVDVTRTEGRALLPFRRAVQIVFQDPLAALNPRATVARLLGDPLAVHAIVPRAERAAEIARLLASAGLPESFAARRPGDLSGGQRQRIAILRALACRPRILICDEPVASLDVSVRAQILNLLAGLRQETGLGLLFISHDLAVVRRIADRVVVLRSGRIVEEGPSARIWSAPQDDYTRALIAAVPRGEPGARRRALP; encoded by the coding sequence ATGAACAGTGGCCTGAGCCTCACGAATCTGACGTGCCGCTACCGCCTCGCCGGCCGCGAGGTCATGGCGCTCGACGGCGTGTCGCTCAGCGTCGCGCCGGGCGAGATCGTCGGCCTCGTCGGCGAATCCGGTTCGGGCAAGACCACCCTCGCTCGCCTCGCGGCGCGGCTCGCCGCGCCCACCGCCGGCACCGTCGCGCTCGACGGGGTCGACGTGACCAGAACCGAAGGGCGCGCGCTGCTGCCCTTCCGCCGGGCGGTGCAGATCGTGTTCCAGGACCCGCTCGCCGCGCTCAACCCGCGGGCGACCGTCGCCCGGCTCCTCGGCGATCCGCTCGCCGTCCACGCCATCGTGCCGCGCGCCGAGCGGGCCGCGGAGATCGCCCGCCTGCTCGCGAGCGCCGGGCTGCCGGAGAGTTTCGCCGCGCGGCGGCCGGGCGACCTCTCGGGCGGCCAGCGCCAGCGCATCGCGATCCTGCGCGCGCTCGCCTGCCGGCCGCGCATCCTGATCTGCGACGAGCCCGTCGCCTCGCTCGACGTGTCGGTGCGGGCGCAAATCCTGAACCTGCTCGCCGGGCTGCGGCAGGAGACGGGCCTCGGGCTCCTGTTCATCTCCCACGATCTCGCCGTGGTGCGGCGCATCGCCGACCGCGTCGTCGTGCTGCGGTCGGGGCGGATCGTCGAGGAGGGCCCGAGCGCGCGGATCTGGAGCGCGCCGCAGGACGATTATACCCGCGCCCTCATCGCCGCGGTGCCGCGCGGCGAGCCCGGCGCCCGCCGCCGCGCGCTTCCCTGA
- a CDS encoding ABC transporter permease, with product MARTRGVRRTGLAGPAALVFLALVALAAIAAPFLVSGDPLDLVAPPLVAPFTDPAHPLGSDTLGRDVLSGLVYGARISMSVAAAASVGAIGLGLIVGTLAGFLGGLADDALMRVTEAVQTVPTFLIALALVSVLGPAASSVVIAIALSSWPASARLVRAEVRRVRTLDFVAGCRAIGLSPLRIAFREVLPNALAPVIALAGIVVASAILIESALSFLGLGDANAVSWGGMVAAGRSAIRTAPFLVVIPGIAIALTVLAVTLAADWIAGRLAVERPPA from the coding sequence GTGGCCCGCACCCGCGGCGTCCGCCGGACCGGGCTCGCCGGACCCGCGGCCCTCGTTTTCCTCGCGCTCGTCGCGCTCGCCGCCATTGCCGCGCCGTTCCTCGTCTCGGGCGACCCGCTAGACCTCGTCGCGCCGCCGCTCGTCGCCCCCTTCACCGATCCCGCCCATCCGCTCGGCAGCGACACGCTCGGACGCGACGTGCTGTCGGGGCTCGTCTACGGGGCCCGCATCTCGATGAGCGTGGCTGCGGCCGCGAGCGTGGGGGCGATCGGGCTCGGCCTGATCGTCGGCACCCTCGCCGGCTTCCTCGGCGGCCTCGCCGACGATGCCCTGATGCGCGTCACCGAGGCGGTGCAGACGGTGCCGACCTTTCTGATCGCGCTCGCCCTCGTCAGCGTGCTCGGCCCGGCGGCGTCGAGCGTCGTCATCGCCATCGCCCTGTCGTCCTGGCCGGCATCGGCGCGGCTGGTGCGTGCCGAGGTGCGGCGGGTGCGGACCCTCGATTTCGTCGCCGGCTGCCGGGCGATCGGCCTGTCACCGCTGCGCATCGCCTTCCGCGAGGTGCTGCCGAACGCTCTTGCTCCGGTCATCGCGCTCGCAGGCATCGTCGTCGCGAGCGCCATCCTGATCGAATCCGCTCTGTCCTTTCTCGGGCTCGGGGATGCCAACGCGGTGTCGTGGGGCGGCATGGTCGCCGCCGGCCGCTCGGCGATCCGCACCGCGCCCTTTCTCGTCGTCATCCCCGGCATCGCCATCGCACTCACCGTGCTCGCCGTCACCCTCGCGGCCGACTGGATCGCCGGCCGCCTCGCGGTGGAGCGGCCGCCCGCATGA
- a CDS encoding ABC transporter ATP-binding protein, with product MSAAPLSLRIDDLAVRFAGARGPVEAVRGISFSLAAGSVTALVGESGSGKSASLAALLGLAPTDAEIGGTLTIGERTIALADRASLAGLRGTVFGAVFQDPGASLDPMMRIGDQVAELYRTGRRLGRADAAREAVAALGRVGLPDPALRARAYPHMLSGGQKQRVAIAMALAGNPAILLADEPTTALDPTVQAQVVALLGSLVAAGMGLLIVSHDLALAIEIADRIIVLYAGRIVEEGPAEAIARRPLHPYSQALAAASLAFEDGADTADAADRPFPELPGQAPAPGEIIQGCAFAPRCAAAFEPCRERTPLPIAHDSRRVACHLYPGEA from the coding sequence ATGAGTGCTGCTCCCCTCTCGCTCCGCATCGACGATCTCGCCGTGCGCTTCGCCGGGGCGCGTGGGCCCGTCGAGGCCGTGCGCGGCATCTCGTTCTCGCTCGCGGCCGGGAGCGTCACGGCACTCGTCGGCGAGAGCGGCTCCGGCAAGAGCGCGAGCCTCGCCGCGCTGCTCGGGCTCGCACCCACCGACGCCGAGATCGGCGGCACGCTCACGATCGGAGAGCGGACGATCGCCCTCGCCGACCGCGCGTCGCTCGCCGGCCTTCGGGGCACGGTGTTCGGCGCGGTGTTCCAAGACCCCGGCGCGAGCCTCGATCCGATGATGCGCATCGGCGATCAGGTCGCCGAGCTCTATCGCACCGGGCGCAGGCTCGGACGGGCCGACGCCGCACGGGAGGCGGTCGCCGCCCTCGGCCGCGTCGGCCTGCCCGATCCGGCGCTTCGGGCCAGGGCCTATCCGCACATGCTGTCGGGTGGACAGAAGCAGCGCGTCGCGATCGCGATGGCGCTCGCCGGCAACCCGGCGATCCTGCTCGCCGACGAGCCGACGACCGCGCTCGATCCGACGGTGCAGGCGCAGGTCGTCGCCCTCCTGGGGTCGCTCGTCGCCGCCGGCATGGGGCTCCTCATCGTCAGCCACGATCTGGCGCTCGCGATCGAAATCGCCGACCGCATCATCGTGCTCTATGCCGGGCGGATCGTCGAAGAGGGACCGGCGGAGGCGATCGCCCGGCGGCCGCTCCATCCCTATTCCCAGGCGCTCGCCGCCGCGTCCCTCGCCTTCGAGGACGGTGCCGACACGGCGGACGCGGCCGACCGCCCGTTCCCCGAGCTGCCGGGTCAGGCTCCCGCACCGGGCGAAATCATCCAAGGCTGCGCCTTCGCGCCGCGCTGCGCGGCCGCCTTCGAGCCCTGCCGCGAGCGCACGCCCCTGCCGATCGCGCACGACAGCCGCCGCGTCGCCTGCCATCTTTATCCGGGCGAGGCATAA
- a CDS encoding ABC transporter permease, translating into MRWLRFVVRRLLQAVPVLIIVALGVFLLLALAPGDAVDAYLAGSGGGSADYAAGLRAAWGLADGWPARLALYLGRLVRFDLGWSVAFNQPVAALIGARIGNTLLLTLSALALSAGLGTLAGLAAALKAGTWRDGLINAVALVFNATPAFFVGLAGIILFSVKLAWLPSGGLFTIGAPLVGLAAVADVARHLVLPVAALALSYTALYVRVMRAAMLGVAASDHVRFLRANGLPERRIVWRHMARNAIVPVVTLLGLQAGLLLGGSVVIETVFAIPGLGRLAYEAVMQRDLPLLAGIILTGTLVVIAANLLADLAHARLDPRVGASL; encoded by the coding sequence ATGCGGTGGCTGCGGTTCGTGGTGCGACGGCTCCTTCAGGCGGTGCCGGTTCTGATCATCGTCGCCCTCGGCGTCTTCCTCCTGCTCGCCCTTGCCCCCGGTGATGCGGTCGACGCCTATCTCGCCGGCTCCGGCGGCGGCAGCGCCGATTATGCGGCAGGCCTGCGGGCCGCCTGGGGGCTCGCAGACGGCTGGCCGGCGCGTCTCGCGCTCTATCTCGGGCGCCTCGTCCGGTTCGATCTCGGCTGGTCGGTCGCGTTCAACCAGCCGGTCGCCGCGCTGATCGGGGCGCGGATCGGCAACACGCTCCTGCTTACGCTGTCCGCCCTCGCGCTGTCGGCCGGCCTCGGCACGCTCGCCGGCCTCGCCGCCGCCCTCAAGGCGGGCACGTGGCGGGACGGCCTCATCAACGCCGTCGCCCTCGTCTTCAACGCGACGCCGGCCTTCTTCGTCGGCCTCGCCGGCATCATTCTCTTCTCGGTGAAGCTCGCCTGGCTCCCCTCCGGCGGCCTCTTCACCATCGGCGCGCCGCTCGTGGGCCTCGCGGCCGTCGCCGACGTCGCCCGCCATCTCGTGCTCCCGGTCGCCGCCCTCGCGCTGTCCTACACCGCCCTCTATGTCCGGGTGATGCGCGCGGCGATGCTCGGCGTGGCGGCGAGCGATCATGTCCGCTTCCTCCGGGCGAACGGCCTGCCGGAGCGGCGCATCGTCTGGCGACACATGGCGCGCAACGCCATCGTCCCCGTCGTCACGCTGCTCGGGCTCCAGGCGGGGCTCCTCCTCGGCGGCAGCGTGGTGATCGAGACGGTGTTCGCGATCCCCGGCCTCGGCCGCCTCGCCTACGAGGCGGTGATGCAGCGTGACCTGCCTCTCCTCGCCGGCATCATCCTGACCGGAACCCTCGTCGTGATCGCCGCGAACCTCCTCGCCGACCTCGCCCACGCCCGGCTCGATCCGCGCGTCGGAGCCTCCCTGTGA
- a CDS encoding alkaline phosphatase family protein — MRPNVLLITADQWRGDSFGAAGHPVVKTPHIDRLAARSTVFRRHFAGAAPCSPARACLYTGLYQMTNRVVRNGTPLDARHDTLAEMARRLGYDPTLFGYTDQSIDPRTTSGDDPRLRTYEGVLPGFTVRVRLPEDNGPWLSWLAARGHTIPAERWDIYRPADGATRPTQAPARYGAEETETAFLTGEAIRWLGEQRAGEPWFAHVSFLRPHPPFVVPAPYSTLYDPAEGPAYRRAATPEIDRGSHPLNAYWGEQMREGSHFLIGGDPVTDWTERDFDVLRAVYWGMVSEVDAQIGRLLGAIADAGAADNTVVVLTADHGEMLGDHWALGKYGFYDQSYHVPLIVHDPRRPAGQGRVVEAFTEAVDVVPTIMDLVGAPAPRYLDGRSLLPFLDGAASVAGWRDAAHFEYDFREVASGEAGRYFGLGLDELSLAVHRGERFKYVHFAGLPPLLFDLQEDPGELVNLADDPAYRDARLACAEALLAWRARHLDRRLTGLELTARGLVDGRA, encoded by the coding sequence ATGCGCCCGAACGTTCTTCTCATCACCGCCGACCAATGGCGCGGCGACAGCTTCGGTGCGGCGGGTCACCCCGTGGTGAAGACGCCGCACATCGATCGGCTCGCGGCGCGCAGCACCGTGTTCCGCCGCCATTTCGCCGGGGCTGCGCCGTGCAGCCCGGCCCGCGCCTGCCTCTATACCGGCCTCTACCAGATGACGAACCGGGTGGTGCGCAACGGCACGCCGCTCGACGCCCGCCACGATACGCTCGCCGAGATGGCCCGCCGGCTCGGCTACGATCCGACTTTGTTCGGCTACACCGATCAATCGATCGATCCGCGCACGACCTCGGGCGACGATCCGCGGCTCAGGACGTACGAGGGCGTGCTGCCCGGCTTCACGGTGCGGGTGCGCCTGCCCGAGGACAACGGCCCCTGGCTCTCCTGGCTCGCCGCCCGCGGCCACACCATTCCCGCCGAGCGCTGGGACATCTACCGCCCCGCCGACGGCGCGACCCGCCCGACCCAGGCACCGGCCCGCTATGGCGCCGAGGAGACCGAGACGGCCTTTCTCACCGGCGAGGCGATCCGCTGGCTCGGCGAGCAGCGCGCCGGCGAGCCCTGGTTCGCCCACGTCTCGTTTCTGCGGCCGCATCCGCCCTTCGTCGTTCCCGCGCCCTACAGCACCCTCTACGACCCGGCGGAGGGGCCGGCCTATCGGCGCGCCGCGACGCCGGAAATCGACCGCGGCAGCCACCCGCTCAACGCCTATTGGGGTGAGCAGATGCGCGAGGGGAGCCACTTCCTGATCGGCGGCGATCCCGTCACGGACTGGACCGAGCGCGACTTCGACGTGCTGCGCGCCGTCTATTGGGGCATGGTGAGCGAGGTCGACGCGCAGATCGGCCGCCTTCTCGGGGCGATCGCCGACGCCGGCGCGGCGGACAACACCGTCGTCGTCCTCACCGCGGATCACGGTGAGATGTTGGGCGACCATTGGGCGCTCGGCAAATACGGCTTCTACGACCAGAGCTATCATGTGCCGCTGATCGTGCACGATCCGCGGCGGCCGGCCGGCCAGGGCCGCGTCGTCGAGGCCTTCACCGAGGCGGTCGATGTGGTGCCGACGATCATGGACCTCGTCGGTGCCCCCGCGCCGCGTTATCTCGACGGGCGCTCGCTGCTGCCGTTCCTCGACGGGGCGGCCTCCGTCGCCGGCTGGCGCGACGCGGCGCATTTCGAATACGATTTCCGCGAGGTCGCGAGCGGCGAGGCGGGCCGCTATTTCGGCCTCGGGCTCGACGAGCTCTCCCTCGCCGTCCATCGCGGCGAGCGCTTCAAATATGTCCACTTCGCCGGCCTGCCGCCGCTCCTGTTCGACCTTCAGGAAGACCCGGGCGAACTCGTCAATCTGGCCGACGATCCGGCTTATCGCGACGCCCGGCTCGCCTGCGCCGAAGCGCTGCTCGCCTGGCGCGCGCGCCATCTCGACCGCCGCCTGACCGGGCTCGAACTGACGGCGCGGGGCCTCGTCGACGGACGGGCGTGA
- the kdsA gene encoding 3-deoxy-8-phosphooctulonate synthase, whose product MTAQTPLRPLSVVEIGPVRFSNTAPIALIAGPCQLESRAHALEVAHALKEIAARRKIGLVFKTSFDKANRTSLSSQRGIGLKEALPIFAEIREATGLPVLTDVHEPDQCAPVAEAVDVLQIPAFLCRQTDLLIAAAKTGRAVNVKKGQFLAPWDMANVVAKVTGAGNGRVLATERGVSFGYNTLVSDMRALPIMAETGAPVIFDATHSVQQPGGRGETSGGERRFVATLARAAVAVGVAGVFIETHPDPDHAPSDGPNMVPLKDFEALVANLQAFDAITKAG is encoded by the coding sequence ATGACCGCTCAGACCCCCTTGCGTCCGTTGTCCGTCGTCGAGATCGGCCCGGTGCGCTTTTCCAACACGGCGCCGATCGCCCTCATCGCCGGGCCGTGCCAGCTCGAGAGCCGCGCCCACGCGCTCGAGGTCGCCCATGCGCTCAAGGAGATCGCCGCGCGGCGCAAGATCGGCCTCGTCTTCAAGACCTCGTTCGACAAGGCGAACCGGACCAGCCTGTCGAGCCAGCGCGGCATCGGGCTCAAGGAGGCCCTGCCGATCTTCGCGGAGATCCGCGAGGCGACCGGCCTGCCGGTGCTGACCGACGTCCACGAGCCCGATCAGTGCGCGCCCGTCGCCGAGGCGGTGGACGTGCTGCAGATCCCGGCGTTCCTGTGCCGCCAGACGGACCTTCTGATCGCCGCCGCCAAGACCGGCCGTGCCGTCAACGTCAAGAAGGGCCAGTTCCTGGCGCCCTGGGACATGGCCAACGTCGTCGCCAAGGTGACCGGGGCCGGCAACGGCCGCGTGCTCGCGACCGAGCGCGGCGTCAGCTTCGGCTACAACACCCTCGTCTCGGACATGCGCGCCCTGCCGATCATGGCGGAGACCGGCGCGCCGGTGATCTTCGACGCCACCCATTCGGTGCAGCAGCCGGGCGGCCGCGGCGAGACCTCGGGCGGTGAGCGCCGCTTCGTCGCGACGCTGGCGCGCGCCGCGGTCGCGGTCGGCGTCGCCGGCGTCTTCATCGAGACCCATCCGGACCCCGACCACGCCCCCTCCGACGGCCCCAACATGGTGCCGCTCAAGGACTTCGAGGCCCTGGTCGCCAACCTCCAGGCCTTCGACGCGATCACCAAGGCGGGGTGA
- a CDS encoding class I SAM-dependent methyltransferase codes for MRRAGDEAASPQAAALQGVSRTLLVTLCARALARETFPNLGFTDPTAEALIAALDIDPHAFARTRECVFGVARRSMILDEAVRTFADRHGEIAVLNLGAGLSSAFERLDDGRLAWWDLDLEAPIRLHGDLTAVHPRRTHVVASVDRPGWQRALRLPARPLIVLAEGLMPYLTPPRVRALLTEIAAAFGDRPLTFAFDAFAFAMCGMAKMHPSIGPLARDDPSIEFRWGVSAMDDYRARLPMWRLAELTPILEGLSPGHTLACAGFSALFGVPLYAVARLEHQRV; via the coding sequence ATGCGACGGGCCGGCGACGAAGCGGCCTCACCCCAGGCGGCCGCCCTTCAGGGCGTGTCGCGCACGCTCCTGGTGACGCTGTGCGCGCGGGCGCTCGCCCGCGAGACCTTCCCGAACCTCGGCTTCACGGACCCGACGGCCGAAGCTCTCATCGCCGCCCTCGACATCGATCCCCACGCTTTCGCGCGCACCCGCGAATGCGTGTTCGGCGTCGCCCGCCGCTCGATGATCCTCGACGAGGCGGTGCGCACCTTCGCTGATCGCCACGGCGAGATCGCCGTGCTCAATCTCGGTGCCGGCCTCTCGTCCGCCTTCGAGCGGCTCGACGACGGCCGCCTCGCCTGGTGGGATCTCGACCTCGAAGCACCGATCCGCCTCCACGGCGACCTCACGGCGGTCCATCCACGCCGCACCCATGTCGTCGCCTCGGTCGATCGGCCCGGCTGGCAGCGGGCGCTTCGCCTTCCCGCCCGCCCGCTGATCGTTCTCGCCGAAGGGCTGATGCCCTATCTGACGCCGCCGCGTGTCCGCGCGCTCCTCACCGAGATCGCTGCCGCGTTCGGCGACCGGCCGCTCACCTTCGCCTTCGATGCGTTCGCCTTCGCGATGTGCGGCATGGCCAAGATGCACCCCTCGATCGGACCGCTCGCCCGCGACGACCCGTCGATCGAATTCCGCTGGGGTGTCAGCGCGATGGACGATTATCGGGCGCGTCTGCCGATGTGGCGGCTCGCCGAGCTCACCCCCATTCTCGAAGGTCTTTCGCCGGGCCATACGCTCGCCTGCGCGGGGTTTTCGGCGCTGTTCGGGGTGCCGCTCTATGCGGTGGCGCGGCTCGAACACCAGCGGGTCTGA